The stretch of DNA GTAGCAGAACATTTTACATTTGATGATGATGTTGATTACTTTCCCATCTATGCAACATTTGATGTGAACGACATGCCTGACGAAGTTGCAGTCTATATTGATGGTGTCTGCCATGGAGCCCAGGTTGTAGAGGATACTATTTGCCAGATATGCGCACATATACTGGAAGAAGATCCGGGTCAGGAGATCGAGTTTGCTTTATGGTATGATGGAAGAAGTGGATTAAAGCACTTAAACAGCTACCAGGTTTTTAATGAATCAGAAGGAAAGTATGAACGCAGAAGCCTGATAACAGGGATGCCGGGAATTCATTATAAGGTTTACCTGGAAGGTAACAACGAAAATGTGGTTCCTATATATTATGATCTTCATTGTTATCCAAATCCCTTCAATCCTGAGTTGACCATCTCATTCAACCTGGAAGAAACACAAGAAGTTAATTTGAATGTATATAATGTCAAAGGACAAAAAGTCAAAACTCTGGTAAATGAATTATTCCGTCCAGATGACTATAATTTAGTCTGGAAGGGAGATGATAATACTGGTAATAAAGTCAGCAGCGGTGTCTATTACATCAGATTGCAGGTGGGTGAAGATATAGTGAACCGGAAAGTGATATTGATGAAGTAAATGGAAGTAGTGAGAAGCAAAATAAGTGAGAAGTGAGAAGAAACAAACCTGGCGTCCTGAGGGACGCCAGGTATAAATGAGGATATGGTTATGAATAAGTATTTGGTTTTATTTATTGTGTTGCTTATATTTGGTATGTTGCAGGGAACTACTATTACGGTCGATATTGAGGGTAATGGTGATTATAATTCAATTCAGGAGGGAATAAATACCAGTGTGGATGGAGATACGGTGCTGGTTTATCCTGGTCGGTATTTTGAAAATGTTGATTATATTGGAAAAACAATAACTGTTGCCAGCCTGGAAATGACGACTGGTAACAGGGATTATATTTATTCAACAATAATTGATGGAAATCAGACAAGTTGCTGTGTATATGTGAATAACAATGAAGGAGATGGCACAACATTAAGAGGATTTACCATAACTAACGGTAATGGATATGTGATCACAGTAAACGGAGACGGAGGTGGGATATTCACCAGAGATGCCTGTCTTGATGTGATAAATTGCCTTATAGAAAATAATCATGCATTTTCAGGAGGAGGAATATTAGTTTCAGGAACAGCACTCTATTTAGAAGGATGTACGATAAGAAATAATACCGCTATGCGTGCAGGTGGAGGAATCAGTTGTGGCAGGTTATATAATACAATAGAGTTTTCATATACCAACAGGTGCAATATATATGATAATTTTGCTCCGGCAGGTCAGGATATTTGTAACATTTATGCTGAATCTGTAGGAATGGTAACTGACGTGATAGTTGATACTTTTACTGTTTCTGATCCTTATGGATTTGAATTGTATCAAGGGGACACCTGGAATAGTCAGAATTATGTGGGTATGACCTTCGACATACTTCAGGCAAAATATGAGAAGATAGAAGCTGACCTTTACGTTGCACCCTGGGGTAATGACGATAACAGTGGACTAAATGAAGCAGAGGCATTATATTCAATAAATAAAGCTCTACAATTAATATCTGCCGATAGTGAAAATCCCAGAACTGTTCATCTGACGAATGGATTATACGCTCCCTGGTATGAAAGCCAGACATTTCCCCTTGTTATGAGAAGTTATGTTTCATTAATAGGAGAATCAGAGGAGAATACTATTATTGATCTTCAGAATGGAAATTGCGGATTTATAATTGATCTTTTTGGAGAACTTGGTTATGAAGTTAAAAATATGACTATTCAGAACGGTTATCTTCCTGAAGATAATGCTCCATTTTTTGGTTATATGAATTATGTAAGAAATGAAGGAGATTCGGAAGAACCATTAGTATTTGAAAACATCACTTTCAGAGATAATGATTATTTTATACTATTAAATATTAATGAAGCAAACCTGACACTCAGGAATGTAGATTTTTATGGTAACCACTGTGAATATGGAAATCAGAAAAATTATAATTTAAGAGCAAGGTTATTAACAAATTTCGAAAGATCGACTTTAGTAGAAAATTGTATTTTCCAAAATAACTACAGTGGTGTAGTTTATTTTCCGAATTCAGGAAGCATATCCCAAGGCTACTCAACTAACAGTGTTGTAAATTGCCAATTTACTCAAAATGAATTTGAGAATGAACACACTCCATATTTTCCCGAGGGCATATCAATTGTTGCGGCTTATGCTATGGAATTAAATATAGTAAATTGTACTTTTACAGATAATCATTGGTTTGGGCCTACTATTGGCAATGCGCCGATTTATATATCAAATGGTGTCTATGCAGTATTAGCAAATAATCTATTGTATGCAAATAATACATCTCACTCAATAATTGCCAGGACTTCAGGTAGTGCATTTCCAGTAGTAGTTGTTCACCACAATATCATTGAGAATGGATTTGATGGAGTATTAGATGAAGGTAATTTTGTCATCTGGGATGAAGAGACGAACTGGGATGAAGATCCACTATTTCTGGGTGAGGGAGACTTTCCCTATGAATTGCAGGATGATTCACCAGCAATTGATATGGGAACAACTATTTTGCCGGACGGTGTAACACTTCCTGAATTTGATCTGGCAGGTAATCCGCGGATCATGGGTAGTGGAATAGATCTGGGTGCTTATGAATACAATCCCTTCAGTAATCCGGTTACGGAAACTGAATTGGAAGATTCTGCCTTGAACTATTATCCTAATCCGGTGAGAATATGTGACGGCAGAGGAGCGGTTATAATCAATTATACAGGTTTGGAGCAGGTAGAGAATTATCAGATAGGAATATATAATATCAAAGGACAAAAGGTGTGGGAATCAGAACTAAAAAGAGGATACAGCGGCATCAGATGGGATTGCTGTAATACCAGTGGAGATAAAGTTGCAACGGGAGTATATTTCCTGCGGCTTTCAAAAGATGGAGAATTTCTGGAGCAGGGGAAACTGACAGTGATCAGGTAATTATGAATTTTGAGTTTTGAATTTTGAATGAATGTAATGTAAGAATAAAGAGGATTTGAGCAACGAATAGCTTTCATGCATTACAGCTCATCAAGACAAGTACTAACAAAACGAACTGGAGAGATAGCAGAATTATATCTATTGCTATTTTTACACCGTAGGTGTTAACTATTTGTAGTAAAATAATATCCCATGAAACAACCCTTACCCCGTAGGGGTTATTTAACCTGATAATGGGAATAAATTTTCTGATACATATCCCCTACAGGGAAAATGTTTTTGCCGGTTTTTTTCTACAAATAGCAAACTTTTACGGAGTAAAAATGAAAGATGGGATTATAGTTATATAGATTTGTTAAACACTTTTTTAATCGAATGAGAGTAGTCCTGAGGTGGATGGTCTAGGTAAGCAGAAAAACTACATCAAATGTTTTGAATTTAATGGCATTTAATACTATGCCAGATATACAATGGTAAGTGATAATTATTTTTAAATAATCAAATTTAATACCTATTACGGCTTATAGTTGGCTATAACACTGAATTGGTACATTCTCTATTATATATTTTTATTTATCTTGACAGCATTATAGTTAATGTACCTAAATGTCTTTGTTGATAATTAATAATCTTTGCGGGGAAAAATTATGAATAGATCTTGCTGCCGATTTATAAATGAGCTAACTTGCTATATATATATATATATAGGTCATTTGCGACAGTAAAACTCTATCTCAGGAATTGCCTTTTAAAA from Candidatus Stygibacter australis encodes:
- a CDS encoding choice-of-anchor Q domain-containing protein, coding for MNKYLVLFIVLLIFGMLQGTTITVDIEGNGDYNSIQEGINTSVDGDTVLVYPGRYFENVDYIGKTITVASLEMTTGNRDYIYSTIIDGNQTSCCVYVNNNEGDGTTLRGFTITNGNGYVITVNGDGGGIFTRDACLDVINCLIENNHAFSGGGILVSGTALYLEGCTIRNNTAMRAGGGISCGRLYNTIEFSYTNRCNIYDNFAPAGQDICNIYAESVGMVTDVIVDTFTVSDPYGFELYQGDTWNSQNYVGMTFDILQAKYEKIEADLYVAPWGNDDNSGLNEAEALYSINKALQLISADSENPRTVHLTNGLYAPWYESQTFPLVMRSYVSLIGESEENTIIDLQNGNCGFIIDLFGELGYEVKNMTIQNGYLPEDNAPFFGYMNYVRNEGDSEEPLVFENITFRDNDYFILLNINEANLTLRNVDFYGNHCEYGNQKNYNLRARLLTNFERSTLVENCIFQNNYSGVVYFPNSGSISQGYSTNSVVNCQFTQNEFENEHTPYFPEGISIVAAYAMELNIVNCTFTDNHWFGPTIGNAPIYISNGVYAVLANNLLYANNTSHSIIARTSGSAFPVVVVHHNIIENGFDGVLDEGNFVIWDEETNWDEDPLFLGEGDFPYELQDDSPAIDMGTTILPDGVTLPEFDLAGNPRIMGSGIDLGAYEYNPFSNPVTETELEDSALNYYPNPVRICDGRGAVIINYTGLEQVENYQIGIYNIKGQKVWESELKRGYSGIRWDCCNTSGDKVATGVYFLRLSKDGEFLEQGKLTVIR